From a single Lolium rigidum isolate FL_2022 chromosome 7, APGP_CSIRO_Lrig_0.1, whole genome shotgun sequence genomic region:
- the LOC124673975 gene encoding probable protein phosphatase 2C 45 has protein sequence MGYLSTVIGHPTDGSPVSGGGLSQNSKFSYGYASSLGKRASMEDFYETRIESVDGQLIGLFGVFDGHGGAKVAEYVKENLFSHLLRHPKFMSETKVAIDDSYKSTDSDFLESDSTQNQCGSTASTAVLVGNRLFVANVGDSRAIICRGGNAVPVSKDHKPDQTDERQRIEEAGGFVMWAGTWRVGGVLAVSRAFGDKLLKQYVVVDPEIREEIVDESLEFLILASDGLWDVVSNEEAVDMTRSIQDPEEAAKRLLQEAYVRESSDNITCVVVRFFHGQGSSGPA, from the exons ATGGGGTACCTCAGCACGGTGATCGGCCACCCCACCGACGGATCGCCGGTCAGCGGCGGCGGCCTCAG CCAGAATAGTAAGTTCAGCTATGGTTATGCGAGCTCCCTTGGGAAACGGGCTTCCATGGAAGACTTTTATGAGACAAGAATTGAAAGTGTCGATGGGCAGCTTATTGGTTTATTCGGAGTTTTTGATG GTCATGGTGGTGCTAAAGTAGCTGAGTATGTCAAAGAGAACCTCTTCAGCCATCTTCTTAGGCATCCAAAGTTCATGAGTGAAACAAAAGTGGCTATAG ACGATTCTTATAAAAGTACCGACAGTGACTTCTTGGAATCTGACAGTACTCAAAACCAGTGTGGGTCAACTGCATCGACTGCTGTACTTGTCGGCAATCGTCTCTTTGTCGCAAATGTTGGAGACTCCAGGGCTATCATATGCAGGGGAGGAAATG CTGTACCTGTGTCGAAAGATCACAAGCCTGATCAGACAGATGAGCGGCAACGCATTGAAGAAGCGGGAGGTTTTGTGATGTGGGCAG GAACGTGGCGTGTTGGTGGTGTACTTGCTGTTTCTCGCGCATTTGGTGACAAGCTCTTGAAGCAGTATGTAGTTGTGGATCCAGAGATCCGG GAGGAAATCGTTGATGAAAGTCTGGAGTTTCTCATCCTTGCAAGCGATGGACTGTGGGATGTGGTCTCTAATGAG GAGGCTGTCGACATGACCCGATCGATACAAGACCCAGAGGAAGCCGCAAAGAGGCTCCTGCAAGAGGCCTACGTGAGGGAGAGCAGCGACAACATAACCTGTGTCGTCGTGCGCTTCTTTCATGGTCAAGGGAGTAGCGGGCCTGCTTAA